One region of Polyodon spathula isolate WHYD16114869_AA chromosome 25, ASM1765450v1, whole genome shotgun sequence genomic DNA includes:
- the LOC121300318 gene encoding uncharacterized protein LOC121300318, translated as MPASPIILGGSLLFDKLQIEIPAEAELKSIPLRSLPPLFRKKMSASSPVGAPLQSETSDCPSVICISPVTTMEALKWENCPLVRSPAAVSGSTPANALETDRLKSPDWNERPRVSESQQEASKCWMPVKSSNMVAFRVLKSFMDHQQSDTEGILEDLLRICSPATLPDSGIFKFKEHCIIIYRRVYLVIKKKGTRSRAEVEVVVPAEEPARVNTTQQHQQDSPVSPGGESRPAAGNSTERSTRLQRPARIQEQFQPHAFPLDEASVAGDLIGRRAARSDREFLKLFGIKQELRISVKRWEELAETNCLTAKREEEVRDTGRAESNSSIEDEKPVSADSRDSSGGPSPKKPKLDSQGQPSSQPCPEASAPEQEESSVRSPGEDGSGGPARLPESFSLTGTSPDYREEFDFDLSLRNEKIALIRKLLREREAAVEAIRKRQRF; from the exons ATGCCTGCTTCCCCGATAATCCTGGGGGGTTCACTGCTGTTCGACAAACTGCAGATTGAAATCCCAGCTGAAGCGGAACTCAAATCGATCCCTTTGAGATCTTTGCCACCTTTGTTCCGTAAAAAAATGTCCGCGTCCAGTCCCGTTGGGGCCCCCTTGCAAAGCGAGACGTCAGACTGTCCGTCTGTGATCTGCATTTCGCCTGTGACAACTATGGAGGCCTTGAAATGGGAAAACTGTCCTCTCGTTCGAAGTCCGGCGGCTGTTTCCGGATCCACCCCTGCCAATGCCTTGGAAACCGACCGTCTCAAGTCGCCGGACTGGAACGAGAGGCCCAGGGTTAGTGAAAGCCAACAAGAGGCTAGCAAGTGCTGGATGCCCGTGAAATCCTCCAACATGGTGGCTTTCAGGGTCTTGAAATCCTTCATGGACCACCAGCAGTCCGATACAGAGGGAATTCTGGAAGACCTCCTGAGGATCTGCAGCCCCGCAACGCTCCCCGACAGCGGGATCTTCAAGTTTAAAGAGCACTGTATTATAATCTACCGCAGGGTGTACCTCGTTATCAAGAAGAAAGGGACAAGGAGCAGAGCCGAAGTGGAGGTTGTGGTCCCAGCAGAAGAGCCAGCCCGGGTTAACACTACCCAGCAGCATCAGCAAGACAGTCCTGTTTCTCCAGGCGGCGAGTCCCGACCTGCTGCAGGAAACTCCACAGAGCGTTCCACTCGACTGCAAAGACCAGCAAGGATCCAAGAACAGTTCCAGCCACATGCATTTCCACTG GATGAAGCCAGCGTGGCTGGAGATTTGATTGGTCGTCGTGCTGCCAGGAGTGACCGTGAGTTTCTGAAGCTTTTCGGGATCAAACAGGAGCTCAGAATCTCAGTGAAACGATGGGAAGAATTGGCCGAGACGAACTGCCTCACAGCAAAGAGAGAGGAAgag GTCAGAGACACGGGGAGAGCGGAGAGTAACAGCAGCATAGAGGATGAGAAGCCGGTGTCCGCGGACAGTCGAGACAGTTCTGGGGGACCTAGCCCCAAGAAGCCAAAGCTGGACTCGCAAGGGCAGCCCAGCAGCCAGCCCTGCCCCGAGGCCTCTGCCCCAGAGCAGGAGGAGAGTTCAGTTAGGTCCCCTGGAGAGGACGGCAGCGGTGGGCCTGCGAGACTGCCCGAGTCCTTCTCTCTGACGGGCACCAGCCCAGACTACAGAGAGGAGTTTGATTTCGATCTGTCTTTACGGAACGAGAAGATAGCCCTCATCAGAAAgctcctgagagagagggaggcagcTGTGGAGGCCATTCGCAAAAGGCAGCGGTTTTAG
- the LOC121300319 gene encoding uncharacterized protein LOC121300319, producing MKKGGGWRLSIPGNRSGNTIYRACIWVGVCEPGSSSCAYKFKTDHAAHLQELQGSGILWPCQGLGCSAVMSSMRAKLPAGCVPSTRRLCVLKASSLKALWVLYPVLCLVMLPQRCGAAARARCGRELVEDLQFVCGDRGFHYSKSSRYGTRGRVRGIVDLCCIRGCDLQLLEAYCAKPNQPGKPTPKPGSMATQQLNHPKRPARDLTSIHGQHRQMVFKQHPSRYVWPSQFRRLERVLLAQSGVNLRFLSLRTWAQHSAVLLKRFFRGT from the exons atgaaaaagggGGGCGGCTGGCGATTGTCTATTCCAGGGAATCGCAGCGGTAACACAATTTACAGAGCCTGTATCTGGGTGGGTGTATGTGAACCGGGCTCCTCCTCTTGTGCTTATAAGTTTAAGACAGACCATGCTGCCCACTTGCAAGAACTCCAGGGGTCTGGGATACTGTGGCCGTGCCAGGGGCTGGGGTGCTCTGCAGTAATGTCTTCAATGCGTGCCAAGCTGCCTGCAGGATGTGTTCCCTCCACCAGGAGATTGTGTGTGCTGAAG GCGAGCTCTCTGAAGGCTCTCTGGGTGCTGTACCCTGTGCTCTGCCTTGTCATGCTGCCCCAGAGGTGCGGTGCCGCGGCCCGGGCGCGCTGCGGCAGGGAGCTGGTGGAGGACCTGCAGTTTGTGTGTGGAGACCGCGGCTTTCACTACA GTAAGAGTTCCCGTTATGGCACTCGGGGTCGCGTGAGAGGGATTGTGGATCTGTGCTGCATCCGGGGCTGTGATCTGCAGCTGCTGGAGGCATACTGCGCTAAGCCCAACCAGCCCGGGAAACCCACTCCCAAGCCAGGCTCCATGGCCACCCAGCAACTGAACCATCCAAAGAGACCGGCCAGGGACCTGACCTCCATACACGGCCAGCACAGGCAG atgGTCTTCAAACAGCACCCCAGTAGGTACGTCTGGCCTTCACAGTTCAGGAGACTCGAGAGAGTGCTTCTGGCTCAGTCGGGCGTGAATCTGCGTTTCCTGAGCCTGCGCACTTGGGCGCAGCACAGCGCGGTCCTTTTGAAAAGATTCTTCAGAGGGACCTAG
- the LOC121299556 gene encoding DENN domain-containing protein 2D-like isoform X3: MDGDARKEQLHRSKWASSSLRLKSEFSEVSLLSSPRRISDANAVRYTDTVDLLMRWRKQLERPRGRQHEDQTGSAGGSGFSSVRSDPRKSEDKDRLCEDRNNGEPLGAAARGIKLFSAGGRMEQGKGESGKLSGEAPTEGKAKGKGPARAAPEHSGAQASDEEEGGESGSKRLSKFFSSFRSKLSGEKGSKEHPVLEVASESKPADMEQRETRYSSGQFFFEYLVVVTVKKKGESYEPQITYQFPKRDGMVRFQKEEEEKTLTAITLFCFPEGINWAPLTEYRSETFSFVLTETDGSRRNGYCRRLLPHGKGARPPEAYCIISKLACFGLFSKIFDEVEKRRQIAPAMIYPFMQSLRESPFPAPGHTVRVKSFIPDSGTEIIELTRPLDSLLEHVDFRTLFKCLKDEEVLQVFASTVLERRIIFVADELGTLSQCIHAVAALLTPFIWQHTFISIVPKILIDVVMAPTPYLLGVQKQLLEEVMDNSDVLIVDLSEGSNKTFIQKRGDEKSILPAKLQSEILQALSGRKENSTPEELNKIVSAAFVPFFVKTVGHFSSHITRNSKGGRGEFQKKSFCKAVESKTIRKFVKRFIQTQMFDLFIQDIEQQPAGQEGFFHKKIAEYNEKMKKEKKKH, from the exons ATGGATGGGGATGCAAGGAAGGAGCAACTGCACAGATCCAAGTGGGCTTCTTCGTCACTTCGGCTGAAGAGTGAGTTCTCAGAAGTTTCTCTTCTCTCCAGCCCCAGAAGAATCTCAGATGCAAACGCAGTCAGATATACCGACACAGTGGACTTATTGATGCGTTGGAGGAAACAGCT AGAACGACCCCGAGGGAGACAGCACGAGGACCAGACTGGGAGCGCGGGGGGCTCGGGCTTTTCTTCTGTTCGATCAGACCCCCGAAAGT CGGAGGATAAAGACAGACTGTGTGAAGACAGAAACAATGGGGAGCCACTTGGAGCCGCAGCGAGGGGAATTAAGCTGTTTTCTGCAGGAGGTCGAATGGAACAAGGAAAGG GTGAAAGTGGCAAGCTTAGCGGAGAGGCTCCGACTGAGGGCAAAGCGAAAGGAAAGGGTCCCGCGCGGGCTGCACCAGAGCACT CCGGAGCCCAGGCGAGTgacgaggaggaggggggggagagcGGCTCCAAGAGGCTGAGCAAGTTCTTCTCATCGTTTCGCTCCAAGCTGTCCGGAGAGA aaggcaGTAAGGAGCATCCGGTGCTGGAAGTGGCCAGCGAGTCGAAGCCTGCGGAC ATGGAGCAGAGAGAGACTCGCTACTCCAGCGGGCAGTTCTTCTTTGAGTACCTCGTGGTCGTCACGGTGAAGAAGAAGGGAGAGAGCTACGAGCCACAGATCACATACCAGTTCCCAAAG CGGGACGGGATGGTGCGCTTCCAgaaagaggaagaggagaagacCCTGACGGCCATCACGCTGTTCTGCTTCCCAGAGGGAATCAACTGGGCCCCGCTCACCGAATACCGGAG TGAAACCTTCTCCTTTGTGTTGACTGAAACTGATGGCAGCCGGAGGAACGGGTACTGCAGAAGATTGCTG CCTCACGGGAAAGGAGCCCGCCCTCCTGAAGCGTACTGCATCATCAGCAAGCTTGCCTGCTTCGGCCTCTTCTCAAAG ATCTTCGATGAGGTGGAGAAGCGTCGTCAGATTGCGCCGGCAATGATCTACCCGTTCATGCAGAGCCTGAGAGAGTCTCCATTCCCCGCGCCGGGACACACCGTGAGAGTCAAGAGCTTCATCCCTGACTCCGGCACAGAG ATCATCGAGCTGACCCGGCCGCTGGACTCCCTGCTGGAGCACGTGGATTTCAGAACGCTGTTCAAGTGCCTGAAGGATGAGGAGGTCCTGCAGGTCTTCGCCTCCACGGTGCTGGAGCGCAGGATCATCTTCGTGGCAGACGAGCTCGG CACCCTGTCTCAGTGCATCCACGCTGTGGCCGCGCTGCTCACCCCCTTCATCTGGCAGCACACCTTCATCTCCATCGTGCCCAAGATCCTGATAGACGTGGTCATGGCACCCACCCCCTATCTCCTGggggtgcagaagcagctgttGGAGGAGGTGATGGACAACAGCGAC gtattaaTAGTGGATTTGTCTGAAGGATCTAACAAGACGTTCATTCAGAAA CGGGGCGATGAGAAAAGCATCCTGCCTGCAAAGCTGCAAAGTGAGATCCTGCAGGCGCTGAGTGGCAGGAAAGAGAATTCCA CACCCGAGGAGCTCAATAAGATTGTGTCTGCTGCGTTTGTCCCGTTCTTCGTGAAGACGGTGGGTCACTTCTCCTCGCACATCACGAGGAACAGCAAAGGAGGGCGGGGCGAGTTCCAGAAGAAAAGCTTCTGCAAGGCGGTGGAGTCCAAGACGATCCGCAAGTTTGTGAAGAGGTTCATCCAGACCcagatgtttgatttatttattcaagaTATAGAGCAGCAGCCGGCAGGCCAGGAAG gatTTTTTCACAAAAAGATTGCAGAATATAACGAGAAAatgaagaaggagaagaagaaacaCTAG
- the LOC121299556 gene encoding DENN domain-containing protein 2D-like isoform X1 — MFSTVNKGAPAKQLLRIFKGTTACQRLWISSSYLGDNCRLSSLYYAARGYPGTGGSSELAAPEQTQVLCCLCFNLAVFRLTPSGFSKWTLRMDESEPSLFRERPRGRQHEDQTGSAGGSGFSSVRSDPRKSEDKDRLCEDRNNGEPLGAAARGIKLFSAGGRMEQGKGESGKLSGEAPTEGKAKGKGPARAAPEHSGAQASDEEEGGESGSKRLSKFFSSFRSKLSGEKGSKEHPVLEVASESKPADMEQRETRYSSGQFFFEYLVVVTVKKKGESYEPQITYQFPKRDGMVRFQKEEEEKTLTAITLFCFPEGINWAPLTEYRSETFSFVLTETDGSRRNGYCRRLLPHGKGARPPEAYCIISKLACFGLFSKIFDEVEKRRQIAPAMIYPFMQSLRESPFPAPGHTVRVKSFIPDSGTEIIELTRPLDSLLEHVDFRTLFKCLKDEEVLQVFASTVLERRIIFVADELGTLSQCIHAVAALLTPFIWQHTFISIVPKILIDVVMAPTPYLLGVQKQLLEEVMDNSDVLIVDLSEGSNKTFIQKRGDEKSILPAKLQSEILQALSGRKENSTPEELNKIVSAAFVPFFVKTVGHFSSHITRNSKGGRGEFQKKSFCKAVESKTIRKFVKRFIQTQMFDLFIQDIEQQPAGQEGFFHKKIAEYNEKMKKEKKKH; from the exons ATGTTTAGTACAGTAAATAAGGGTGCCCCTGCAAAACAGTTATTAAGGATCTTCAAGGGCACCACTGCCTGCCAGCGTCTGTGGATAAGTTCCAGTTACCTGGGTGATAATTGCAGACTCTCTAGTTTATATTATGCTGCCAGAGGTTATCCAGGAACAGGTGGATCAAGTGAGTTAGCTGCACCTGAGCAAACCCAGGTACTGTGCTGCCTCTGCTTTAACCTTGCAGTGTTTAGACTTACCCCCTCAGGCTTCTCAAAGTGGACCCTGAGAATGGATGAAAGCGAGCCCTCTCTTTTCAGAGAACGACCCCGAGGGAGACAGCACGAGGACCAGACTGGGAGCGCGGGGGGCTCGGGCTTTTCTTCTGTTCGATCAGACCCCCGAAAGT CGGAGGATAAAGACAGACTGTGTGAAGACAGAAACAATGGGGAGCCACTTGGAGCCGCAGCGAGGGGAATTAAGCTGTTTTCTGCAGGAGGTCGAATGGAACAAGGAAAGG GTGAAAGTGGCAAGCTTAGCGGAGAGGCTCCGACTGAGGGCAAAGCGAAAGGAAAGGGTCCCGCGCGGGCTGCACCAGAGCACT CCGGAGCCCAGGCGAGTgacgaggaggaggggggggagagcGGCTCCAAGAGGCTGAGCAAGTTCTTCTCATCGTTTCGCTCCAAGCTGTCCGGAGAGA aaggcaGTAAGGAGCATCCGGTGCTGGAAGTGGCCAGCGAGTCGAAGCCTGCGGAC ATGGAGCAGAGAGAGACTCGCTACTCCAGCGGGCAGTTCTTCTTTGAGTACCTCGTGGTCGTCACGGTGAAGAAGAAGGGAGAGAGCTACGAGCCACAGATCACATACCAGTTCCCAAAG CGGGACGGGATGGTGCGCTTCCAgaaagaggaagaggagaagacCCTGACGGCCATCACGCTGTTCTGCTTCCCAGAGGGAATCAACTGGGCCCCGCTCACCGAATACCGGAG TGAAACCTTCTCCTTTGTGTTGACTGAAACTGATGGCAGCCGGAGGAACGGGTACTGCAGAAGATTGCTG CCTCACGGGAAAGGAGCCCGCCCTCCTGAAGCGTACTGCATCATCAGCAAGCTTGCCTGCTTCGGCCTCTTCTCAAAG ATCTTCGATGAGGTGGAGAAGCGTCGTCAGATTGCGCCGGCAATGATCTACCCGTTCATGCAGAGCCTGAGAGAGTCTCCATTCCCCGCGCCGGGACACACCGTGAGAGTCAAGAGCTTCATCCCTGACTCCGGCACAGAG ATCATCGAGCTGACCCGGCCGCTGGACTCCCTGCTGGAGCACGTGGATTTCAGAACGCTGTTCAAGTGCCTGAAGGATGAGGAGGTCCTGCAGGTCTTCGCCTCCACGGTGCTGGAGCGCAGGATCATCTTCGTGGCAGACGAGCTCGG CACCCTGTCTCAGTGCATCCACGCTGTGGCCGCGCTGCTCACCCCCTTCATCTGGCAGCACACCTTCATCTCCATCGTGCCCAAGATCCTGATAGACGTGGTCATGGCACCCACCCCCTATCTCCTGggggtgcagaagcagctgttGGAGGAGGTGATGGACAACAGCGAC gtattaaTAGTGGATTTGTCTGAAGGATCTAACAAGACGTTCATTCAGAAA CGGGGCGATGAGAAAAGCATCCTGCCTGCAAAGCTGCAAAGTGAGATCCTGCAGGCGCTGAGTGGCAGGAAAGAGAATTCCA CACCCGAGGAGCTCAATAAGATTGTGTCTGCTGCGTTTGTCCCGTTCTTCGTGAAGACGGTGGGTCACTTCTCCTCGCACATCACGAGGAACAGCAAAGGAGGGCGGGGCGAGTTCCAGAAGAAAAGCTTCTGCAAGGCGGTGGAGTCCAAGACGATCCGCAAGTTTGTGAAGAGGTTCATCCAGACCcagatgtttgatttatttattcaagaTATAGAGCAGCAGCCGGCAGGCCAGGAAG gatTTTTTCACAAAAAGATTGCAGAATATAACGAGAAAatgaagaaggagaagaagaaacaCTAG
- the LOC121299556 gene encoding DENN domain-containing protein 2D-like isoform X2 — protein MFSTVNKGAPAKQLLRIFKGTTACQRLWISSSYLGDNCRLSSLYYAARGYPGTGGSSELAAPEQTQVLCCLCFNLAVFRLTPSGFSKWTLRMDESEPSLFRERPRGRQHEDQTGSAGGSGFSSVRSDPRKSEDKDRLCEDRNNGEPLGAAARGIKLFSAGGRMEQGKGESGKLSGEAPTEGKAKGKGPARAAPEHSGAQASDEEEGGESGSKRLSKFFSSFRSKLSGEKGSKEHPVLEVASESKPADMEQRETRYSSGQFFFEYLVVVTVKKKGESYEPQITYQFPKRDGMVRFQKEEEEKTLTAITLFCFPEGINWAPLTEYRSETFSFVLTETDGSRRNGYCRRLLIFDEVEKRRQIAPAMIYPFMQSLRESPFPAPGHTVRVKSFIPDSGTEIIELTRPLDSLLEHVDFRTLFKCLKDEEVLQVFASTVLERRIIFVADELGTLSQCIHAVAALLTPFIWQHTFISIVPKILIDVVMAPTPYLLGVQKQLLEEVMDNSDVLIVDLSEGSNKTFIQKRGDEKSILPAKLQSEILQALSGRKENSTPEELNKIVSAAFVPFFVKTVGHFSSHITRNSKGGRGEFQKKSFCKAVESKTIRKFVKRFIQTQMFDLFIQDIEQQPAGQEGFFHKKIAEYNEKMKKEKKKH, from the exons ATGTTTAGTACAGTAAATAAGGGTGCCCCTGCAAAACAGTTATTAAGGATCTTCAAGGGCACCACTGCCTGCCAGCGTCTGTGGATAAGTTCCAGTTACCTGGGTGATAATTGCAGACTCTCTAGTTTATATTATGCTGCCAGAGGTTATCCAGGAACAGGTGGATCAAGTGAGTTAGCTGCACCTGAGCAAACCCAGGTACTGTGCTGCCTCTGCTTTAACCTTGCAGTGTTTAGACTTACCCCCTCAGGCTTCTCAAAGTGGACCCTGAGAATGGATGAAAGCGAGCCCTCTCTTTTCAGAGAACGACCCCGAGGGAGACAGCACGAGGACCAGACTGGGAGCGCGGGGGGCTCGGGCTTTTCTTCTGTTCGATCAGACCCCCGAAAGT CGGAGGATAAAGACAGACTGTGTGAAGACAGAAACAATGGGGAGCCACTTGGAGCCGCAGCGAGGGGAATTAAGCTGTTTTCTGCAGGAGGTCGAATGGAACAAGGAAAGG GTGAAAGTGGCAAGCTTAGCGGAGAGGCTCCGACTGAGGGCAAAGCGAAAGGAAAGGGTCCCGCGCGGGCTGCACCAGAGCACT CCGGAGCCCAGGCGAGTgacgaggaggaggggggggagagcGGCTCCAAGAGGCTGAGCAAGTTCTTCTCATCGTTTCGCTCCAAGCTGTCCGGAGAGA aaggcaGTAAGGAGCATCCGGTGCTGGAAGTGGCCAGCGAGTCGAAGCCTGCGGAC ATGGAGCAGAGAGAGACTCGCTACTCCAGCGGGCAGTTCTTCTTTGAGTACCTCGTGGTCGTCACGGTGAAGAAGAAGGGAGAGAGCTACGAGCCACAGATCACATACCAGTTCCCAAAG CGGGACGGGATGGTGCGCTTCCAgaaagaggaagaggagaagacCCTGACGGCCATCACGCTGTTCTGCTTCCCAGAGGGAATCAACTGGGCCCCGCTCACCGAATACCGGAG TGAAACCTTCTCCTTTGTGTTGACTGAAACTGATGGCAGCCGGAGGAACGGGTACTGCAGAAGATTGCTG ATCTTCGATGAGGTGGAGAAGCGTCGTCAGATTGCGCCGGCAATGATCTACCCGTTCATGCAGAGCCTGAGAGAGTCTCCATTCCCCGCGCCGGGACACACCGTGAGAGTCAAGAGCTTCATCCCTGACTCCGGCACAGAG ATCATCGAGCTGACCCGGCCGCTGGACTCCCTGCTGGAGCACGTGGATTTCAGAACGCTGTTCAAGTGCCTGAAGGATGAGGAGGTCCTGCAGGTCTTCGCCTCCACGGTGCTGGAGCGCAGGATCATCTTCGTGGCAGACGAGCTCGG CACCCTGTCTCAGTGCATCCACGCTGTGGCCGCGCTGCTCACCCCCTTCATCTGGCAGCACACCTTCATCTCCATCGTGCCCAAGATCCTGATAGACGTGGTCATGGCACCCACCCCCTATCTCCTGggggtgcagaagcagctgttGGAGGAGGTGATGGACAACAGCGAC gtattaaTAGTGGATTTGTCTGAAGGATCTAACAAGACGTTCATTCAGAAA CGGGGCGATGAGAAAAGCATCCTGCCTGCAAAGCTGCAAAGTGAGATCCTGCAGGCGCTGAGTGGCAGGAAAGAGAATTCCA CACCCGAGGAGCTCAATAAGATTGTGTCTGCTGCGTTTGTCCCGTTCTTCGTGAAGACGGTGGGTCACTTCTCCTCGCACATCACGAGGAACAGCAAAGGAGGGCGGGGCGAGTTCCAGAAGAAAAGCTTCTGCAAGGCGGTGGAGTCCAAGACGATCCGCAAGTTTGTGAAGAGGTTCATCCAGACCcagatgtttgatttatttattcaagaTATAGAGCAGCAGCCGGCAGGCCAGGAAG gatTTTTTCACAAAAAGATTGCAGAATATAACGAGAAAatgaagaaggagaagaagaaacaCTAG
- the LOC121299556 gene encoding DENN domain-containing protein 2D-like isoform X4, whose protein sequence is MDEDKGNGGGLVSKALARVQKAAAQSESGKLSGEAPTEGKAKGKGPARAAPEHSGAQASDEEEGGESGSKRLSKFFSSFRSKLSGEKGSKEHPVLEVASESKPADMEQRETRYSSGQFFFEYLVVVTVKKKGESYEPQITYQFPKRDGMVRFQKEEEEKTLTAITLFCFPEGINWAPLTEYRSETFSFVLTETDGSRRNGYCRRLLPHGKGARPPEAYCIISKLACFGLFSKIFDEVEKRRQIAPAMIYPFMQSLRESPFPAPGHTVRVKSFIPDSGTEIIELTRPLDSLLEHVDFRTLFKCLKDEEVLQVFASTVLERRIIFVADELGTLSQCIHAVAALLTPFIWQHTFISIVPKILIDVVMAPTPYLLGVQKQLLEEVMDNSDVLIVDLSEGSNKTFIQKRGDEKSILPAKLQSEILQALSGRKENSTPEELNKIVSAAFVPFFVKTVGHFSSHITRNSKGGRGEFQKKSFCKAVESKTIRKFVKRFIQTQMFDLFIQDIEQQPAGQEGFFHKKIAEYNEKMKKEKKKH, encoded by the exons ATGGATGAGGATAAGGGAAACGGAGGCGGACTTGTTTCTAAAGCGCTCGCTCGGGTTCAGAAAGCGGCTGCACAGa GTGAAAGTGGCAAGCTTAGCGGAGAGGCTCCGACTGAGGGCAAAGCGAAAGGAAAGGGTCCCGCGCGGGCTGCACCAGAGCACT CCGGAGCCCAGGCGAGTgacgaggaggaggggggggagagcGGCTCCAAGAGGCTGAGCAAGTTCTTCTCATCGTTTCGCTCCAAGCTGTCCGGAGAGA aaggcaGTAAGGAGCATCCGGTGCTGGAAGTGGCCAGCGAGTCGAAGCCTGCGGAC ATGGAGCAGAGAGAGACTCGCTACTCCAGCGGGCAGTTCTTCTTTGAGTACCTCGTGGTCGTCACGGTGAAGAAGAAGGGAGAGAGCTACGAGCCACAGATCACATACCAGTTCCCAAAG CGGGACGGGATGGTGCGCTTCCAgaaagaggaagaggagaagacCCTGACGGCCATCACGCTGTTCTGCTTCCCAGAGGGAATCAACTGGGCCCCGCTCACCGAATACCGGAG TGAAACCTTCTCCTTTGTGTTGACTGAAACTGATGGCAGCCGGAGGAACGGGTACTGCAGAAGATTGCTG CCTCACGGGAAAGGAGCCCGCCCTCCTGAAGCGTACTGCATCATCAGCAAGCTTGCCTGCTTCGGCCTCTTCTCAAAG ATCTTCGATGAGGTGGAGAAGCGTCGTCAGATTGCGCCGGCAATGATCTACCCGTTCATGCAGAGCCTGAGAGAGTCTCCATTCCCCGCGCCGGGACACACCGTGAGAGTCAAGAGCTTCATCCCTGACTCCGGCACAGAG ATCATCGAGCTGACCCGGCCGCTGGACTCCCTGCTGGAGCACGTGGATTTCAGAACGCTGTTCAAGTGCCTGAAGGATGAGGAGGTCCTGCAGGTCTTCGCCTCCACGGTGCTGGAGCGCAGGATCATCTTCGTGGCAGACGAGCTCGG CACCCTGTCTCAGTGCATCCACGCTGTGGCCGCGCTGCTCACCCCCTTCATCTGGCAGCACACCTTCATCTCCATCGTGCCCAAGATCCTGATAGACGTGGTCATGGCACCCACCCCCTATCTCCTGggggtgcagaagcagctgttGGAGGAGGTGATGGACAACAGCGAC gtattaaTAGTGGATTTGTCTGAAGGATCTAACAAGACGTTCATTCAGAAA CGGGGCGATGAGAAAAGCATCCTGCCTGCAAAGCTGCAAAGTGAGATCCTGCAGGCGCTGAGTGGCAGGAAAGAGAATTCCA CACCCGAGGAGCTCAATAAGATTGTGTCTGCTGCGTTTGTCCCGTTCTTCGTGAAGACGGTGGGTCACTTCTCCTCGCACATCACGAGGAACAGCAAAGGAGGGCGGGGCGAGTTCCAGAAGAAAAGCTTCTGCAAGGCGGTGGAGTCCAAGACGATCCGCAAGTTTGTGAAGAGGTTCATCCAGACCcagatgtttgatttatttattcaagaTATAGAGCAGCAGCCGGCAGGCCAGGAAG gatTTTTTCACAAAAAGATTGCAGAATATAACGAGAAAatgaagaaggagaagaagaaacaCTAG